In one window of Arachis ipaensis cultivar K30076 chromosome B06, Araip1.1, whole genome shotgun sequence DNA:
- the LOC107647086 gene encoding aldehyde dehydrogenase family 3 member I1, chloroplastic-like, whose translation MNDIKEYYGNGETKKVSWRESQLKGLRRFLIEKEEDILKALMLDLGKHQVEAFRGEIGTLMKSLNFALSNLKYWISGKKAKLSQIALLSSAEIVSEPLGLVLIISSWNFPFGLSLEPLIGAVATGNTVVLKPSELSPACSRK comes from the exons ATGAATGATATAAAGGAGTATTATGGGAATGGAGAGACAAAGAAAGTGTCATGGAGAGAATCACAACTCAAAGGGTTGCGTCGTTTCctcattgaaaaagaagaagatatttTGAAGGCCTTAATGCTCGACTTAGGAAAGCATCAAGTTGAAGCTTTTAGAGGTGAG ATAGGAACTTTGATGAAGTCTTTGAATTTTGCATTGAGTAACTTAAAATATTGGATATCAGGCAAAAAG GCTAAATTGTCACAAATAGCACTGCTTAGTAGTGCAGAAATTGTTTCTGAACCTCTGGGCCTAGTCCTCATTATTTCATCTTGGAATTTCCCCTTTG GTTTATCCTTGGAGCCACTAATAGGAGCAGTAGCAACTGGAAACACAGTGGTCTTAAAGCCTTCAGAGTTGTCACCAGCATGTTCTAGAAAATGA